From Miscanthus floridulus cultivar M001 chromosome 15, ASM1932011v1, whole genome shotgun sequence, the proteins below share one genomic window:
- the LOC136507250 gene encoding uncharacterized protein has protein sequence MDLAGMKRRELQALCKRHGLPAGGSNADLVARLEAALSGTASAEEEVAGVLARKGCLKQTDGDAAEAKKVTFAAEEGKARRLRSRVIWSPIAPKTRGKSAQARTDSAAAAAEDSICAEVVADVPVRRSRRNSVCAAEAEEAGEAVSVDRKRKRKNQENDESVAISAQVGVLSRVTRRSSLAGVGVVLPPVVEKKRGRGKAAGGSNKLVAEVQDSEPDVQNSAQVDVSARITRSRATAPVVMSPTVVENKRRRKTGDAQTNLELPTVSDVPRNDAPVTRSLRSRVVQVNNSMVDETHTARQLENKTQPSRPPTRRHQQVSSSVEGKNQEQTAAPNKAPILRRSGRNHSEDAEKQPEVKDPVKRSTRKSVVLATLEKEENDLIEEKNPEAHVRRSMMKSIVLVKDIKGIGEKIQNANSEDAVKQAATKGPVRGSRRKSVVSELHKKEKGLIAEKNTEAHEGRSMRKPVVPVKDIKAVVEEIQNAKGKDVEMNAEMNVRRSTRKSVLPNMLNEENQDHNKIVRNENFQSGKCQDDERQQKVKEPIRRSRRSVVAVPFEEQNNGLYEEKISKIPMRRSTRKSVALNEVEKVSMNDTEIVAREPERVGEEGLKLRKHKISSLEISSSANDSRKMEDFDGQKFRKQQNAQISNEKGNTGGTLQASNSTTLKGRSSKRRRTTASEEVRSVKEANDDIIIREATKDAHKATHENKESGSRVQEFGQVNATREEHSSGPLLVTATLTEEISTAQSVRVVIPGSESGDNSNESSDKSKQEHSDIQAVDSHLSETSGELDQSSCIAGLVLHNFDASEDKSLMSKGEVNMGANDMLDGLSIDFTVGDREEQSPVSGEGRVGLEANASEPGQQNLANVKSTGLHAKSLQHDTDIIAEKTDKDVLPMAFLIEEHGEKHAVSPVAVEKSVGSEASACESAGKPLTGICSNDLHTKHLQHDSDVLTKETGEASGAARPISESDTNPEIQCNAEESIRAADLGKCPSRVSKGNPYSTSLPLESAADDCILPVLNGDKGCSSDGRPSSFGLEFLFAEACEESYSKNIENTVGDCEEQSPISGEGRVGLEANASKSGEKNIADIMSTGLYAKSLQHDTDIIGEEADKDVWPMAFPIEEHGEKYSVSPVAVKKSVGSEASACESAGKPLTGIFSNDLHTKHLQHDSDVLTKETGEASGAAPPISESDTNPENQCNAEESIRAADLGKCPSRVSNGNPYSTSLQLEGAAADCILPVLNADKGCSSDGRPSSFGLELLFVEACKESYSKNIENTVGDCEERSPISGEGRVGLEANASESGEKNLADIMSTGLYAKSLQHDTDIIAEETVAEESIRAADLGKCPSRRSIGNPLSTSLHLEGAAVDTSLPVVNADKGCSSDGRPSSFDLELMFAEECKESYSRNAENSAVEIDGGDKPSTPVTPGFYVQSDCLEDEDVQPTECDAYKKLDDDEGVVEAEAQEKSNDQHVPAKTDLNMKLDNELSGPGTESSCSITEKNARFVADNLDEQAIILVQHGDVQEGDLKKPSPCSTTPECKHKCGLPEETVLPPKNTGSLSSAEQSPFGLESLFSPENIDESMRFATAHTKNGFDDSKDCHVKSALENTLVSEPFSHHEGISKNDDCMHTSQKDHIMAGIDITFDGGNKPSTPVTPGFYVRSDFLAQEKSNDQHIPAKTDLNMKLNNELASPGTESGCSITEKNGRLVADILNQQAIIQVQQGDWQEGDLEKPSLCSAKPECKHECDLPEETVLPSRNTGPLPSAGQSPFGLESLFSQESIDKSVGYGALASATAHTENGFDDSKGCHVKSALENTHVSEPFSHDDISKNDDCMRTSLQDIGMEGLPEANLDEEWVLSVFSLDAKHIKEVINFEEVACEGEGSKKFVHSEELKASSEKTNVNGPDGNAHGITDAVLSSALHTPDSDNYEICLGSNTDVLHQGHNDQCSDDTEDIIEDASAKYIERGIVLLSGKERSNLKDGELNSKLEGAKVVESGLYFNKDIGNILDSESINVEQRVKVHHSSDLSHSDELIGCSNTEMLRQGHNHKDRSNVDRVEQVASEPCTNDIVEAAATAKCIESGQVLPPSEERSNLNDGQLNPKLESPNIIVSGLNCDKDVCNTSDNGSIVAVVGERTPSGSGLPEDYPKDHYPRQELSDVFSVESSLQGTIFGKTIFSGVAGIGNPSSSLATPDYKYEGALSEEAVCRMKNYTGTSSVDPRHLVMDLQSLFSEGSTEKSDLQDNLAFPGAESGRDERIICHVERLVDTHVSSEPDTYQGPCRDLSRHEERESCVSVPMQVKESGGFLRSSHMKGSLTSVQIDLADDAHLIERDIVAAVEVVCEEKVERKSMPTSDSDILQEKSYSNGHGICQSRSQKHLIEANSRLFSCGTEVVHQDHKECNEPNEGKFSPKALVENMTEDAPIEGIGSSMMAPLVAGMSEIPDEQLNTKMSDESEEPSFSCDKDTIENFCTGPAKWDLYPLPKDFHIDSCQKQEVPEVLSSPKSPEESAKFQCASLSGSGPCQQHVNESTSMQVTCNIEPLYQDHEEYNQNNEDQTPPGIPSSSVPEAVEIEQSEMEIGLIPTAEASVLPVPDERLNNKLEGNEDNHPNDLPAPRSEQSAYFQNNDLGSIDELRTKLQSFKVSSTVKGSYIAMSAPRPKPRDSMSQSAIVLLRNIENTPAVKAGHPVKPNADGKDSSRRALQPISGRPREH, from the exons ATGGATCTCGCGGGGATGAAGCGGCGGGAGCTCCAGGCGCTCTGCAAGCGGCACGGCCTCCCCGCCGGGGGCTCCAACGCCGACCTCGTCGCTCGTCTCGAAGCCGCACTCTCG GGGACCGCTAgcgcggaggaggaggtggccggAGTGCTGGCGAGGAAGGGGTGTCTGAAGCAAACAGACGGAGATGCTGCCGAGGCAAAGAAGGTTACCTTTGCGGCGGAGGAAGGGAAGGCAAGGAGACTGAGGTCTCGGGTCATCTGGTCGCCTATTGCCCCCAAGACAAGGGGAAAGTCTGCTCAAGCCCGTACtgactctgctgctgctgctgctgaagatAGTATTTGTGCAGAGGTGGTCGCAGATGTCCCGGTGAGGCGGTCCAGGAGGAATTCGGTGTGTGCTGCCGAGGCTGAGGAAGCAGGAGAGGCTGTTTCTGTTGATAGGAAGCGCAAGCGCAAGAACCAGGAGAATGATGAGAGTGTCGCTATCAGTGCTCAGGTTGGGGTTTTGTCTAGAGTGACGAGAAGGTCAAGTTTGGCGGGGGTTGGTGTTGTGTTGCCTCCTGTTGttgagaagaagagagggaggggaaaAGCAGCTGGTGGTAGTAATAAACTTGTTGCTGAGGTTCAAGACAGTGAGCCTGATGTGCAGAATTCGGCTCAGGTGGACGTATCAGCTAGGATTACAAGATCTCGCGCAACAGCACCTGTTGTAATGTCACCCACTGTCGTTGAGaacaagaggaggaggaagaccgGAGATGCACAAACAAATTTAGAGCTGCCTACAGTCTCAGATGTGCCTAGAAATGATGCTCCTGTCACCAGGTCTTTGAGGAGCAGAGTTGTCCAGGTTAACAACAGTATGGTGGACGAAACTCACACTGCCAGGCAGCTGGAAAACAAGACGCAACCCAGTAGGCCACCTACTCGTAGGCATCAACAGGTTTCATCTTCTGTGGAGGGCAAAAATCAAGAACAAACTGCTGCTCCCAATAAGGCTCCCATATTGAGGCGATCAGGGAGAAATCATTCTGAAGATGCTGAGAAGCAGCCAGAAGTTAAAGATCCAGTTAAGCGATCAACACGTAAATCTGTTGTCCTAGCTACACTTGAGAAAGAGGAGAATGATCTAATTGAAGAAAAGAACCCTGAAGCACATGTTAGGAGATCAATGATGAAATCAATTGTGCTGGTTAAAGATATCAAAGGTATTGGTGAAAAGATTCAAAATGCTAACAGTGAAGATGCGGTGAAGCAAGCAGCAACTAAAGGACCTGTTAGGGGATCGAGACGTAAATCTGTTGTCTCAGAATTGCATAAGAAAGAGAAGGGTCTCATTGCAGAAAAGAATACGGAAGCACATGAAGGGAGATCAATGCGGAAACCTGTAGTGCCAGTTAAAGATATTAAAGCTGTTGTTGAAGAAATTCAAAATGCTAAGGGCAAAGATGTGGAGATGAATGCTGAGATGAATGTTAGGAGATCAACACGGAAGTCTGTTCTTCCTAATATGCTTAATGAGGAGAACCAAGATCACAATAAAATTGTCAGAAATGAGAACTTTCAAAGTGGTAAATGTCAAGATGATGAGAGGCAACAGAAAGTAAAGGAACCTATTAGGCGATCAAGGCGGTCTGTGGTTGCAGTGCCGTTTGAGGAACAAAATAATGGTCTTTATgaggaaaaaatatcaaaaattcCTATGAGGAGATCAACACGTAAATCTGTTGCTCTTAATGAAGTTGAAAAAGTGAGCATGAATGACACTGAAATAGTTGCACGGGAACCAGAAAGAGTTGGTGAAGAGGGCTTGAAATTGAGGAAGCACAAAATTTCTTCGCTGGAAATATCCTCTTCAGCTAATGATTCCAGGAAGATGGAGGATTTTGATGGACAGAAATTCAGGAAGCAGCAGAACGCAcaaatctcaaatgaaaaaggtAACACAGGGGGAACACTGCAGGCATCAAATTCCACAACTTTAAAGGGAAGGTCTTCAAAGAGGAGACGGACAACTGCTTCAGAAGAAGTGAGGTCTGTCAAGGAGGcaaatgatgacataattatCAGGGAAGCAACAAAGGATGCACACAAAGCTACTCATGAGAATAAGGAGTCTGGTAGCAGAGTTCAAGAATTTGGTCAGGTTAATGCCACAAGAGAAGAGCACTCTTCAGGACCATTGCTTGTAACAGCGACACTCACTGAAGAAATTTCCACAGCGCAGAGTGTACGTGTGGTGATACCTGGGTCAGAATCTGGTGACAATTCAAATGAAAGTTCAGATAAGAGTAAGCAGGAACATTCTGACATTCAGGCTGTTGATAGCCATTTATCTGAAACAAGTGGGGAATTAGACCAGTCATCTTGCATCGCTGGACTAGTTCTACACAATTTTGATGCCTCAGAGGACAAATCATTGATGAGCAAAGGTGAGGTTAACATGGGTGCTAATGACATGCTAG ATGGTTTATCAATTGATTTCACTGTTGGAGATCGTGAAGAGCAAAGCCCTGTATCCGGAGAAGGGAGAGTTGGTTTGGAAGCAAATGCCAGCGAGCCTGGGCAACAGAACCTTGCTAACGTCAAGTCCACTGGTCTCCATGCCAAAAGTCTGCAACATGATACTGACATAATAGCTGAAAAGACTGATAAAG ATGTTTTGCCTATGGCTTTCCTTATTGAAGAGCATGGAGAAAAACATGCAGTGAGCCCTGTAGCTGTTGAAAAGAGCGTCGGTTCGGAAGCAAGTGCATGTGAATCTGCAGGAAAACCTCTAACTGGCATCTGTTCTAACGATCTCCACACCAAACATCTGCAACATGATTCTGATGTGCTAACTAAAGAGACTGGTGAAG CTTCTGGAGCTGCCCGACCAATATCAGAATCAGATACTAATCCAGAAATTCAATGTAATGCTGAAGAAAGCATTCGAGCTGCTGATCTTGGGAAATGTCCCAGCAGGGTCAGCAAAGGGAACCCTTATTCGACAAGTCTGCCCTTGGAAAGTGCTGCTGATGATTGTATTCTTCCAGTACTGAATGGTGATAAGGGATGCTCATCAGATGGAAGACCTTCGTCATTTGGTCTTGAGTTTCTGTTTGCAGAAGCGTGCGAAGAAAGCTATTCCAAAAATATAGAAAATACTGTTGGAGATTGTGAAGAGCAAAGCCCTATATCCGGAGAAGGGAGAGTTGGCTTGGAAGCAAATGCAAGCAAGTCTGGGGAAAAGAACATTGCTGATATCATGTCCACTGGTCTCTACGCCAAAAGTCTGCAACATGATACTGACATAATAGGTGAAGAGGCTGATAAAG ATGTTTGGCCTATGGCTTTCCCTATCGAAGAGCATGGAGAAAAATATTCAGTGAGCCCTGTAGCTGTTAAAAAGAGCGTCGGTTCGGAAGCAAGTGCATGTGAATCTGCAGGAAAACCTCTAACTGGCATCTTTTCTAACGATCTCCACACCAAACATCTGCAACATGATTCTGATGTGCTAACTAAAGAGACTGGTGAAG CTTCTGGAGCTGCCCCACCAATATCAGAATCAGACACTAATCCAGAAAATCAATGTAATGCTGAAGAAAGCATTCGAGCTGCTGATCTGGGGAAATGCCCCAGCAGGGTCAGCAATGGGAACCCTTATTCGACAAGTCTGCAATTGGAAGGTGCTGCTGCTGATTGTATTCTTCCAGTGCTGAATGCTGATAAGGGATGTTCATCAGATGGAAGACCTTCGTCATTTGGTCTTGAGCTTCTGTTTGTAGAAGCATGCAAAGAAAGCTATTCCAAAAATATAGAAAATACTGTTGGAGATTGTGAAGAGCGAAGCCCTATATCCGGAGAAGGGAGAGTTGGCTTGGAAGCAAATGCAAGCGAGTCTGGGGAAAAGAACCTAGCTGATATCATGTCCACTGGTCTCTACGCCAAAAGTTTGCAACATGATACTGACATAATAGCTGAAGAGACTG TTGCTGAAGAAAGCATTCGAGCTGCTGATCTGGGGAAATGTCCCAGCAGGCGCAGCATAGGGAACCCTCTTTCGACAAGTCTGCACTTGGAAGGTGCTGCTGTCGATACTAGTCTTCCAGTAGTGAATGCTGATAAGGGATGTTCATCAGATGGAAGACCTTCgtcatttgatcttgagttaatgtTTGCAGAAGAGTGCAAAGAAAGCTATTCCAGAAATGCAGAAAACAGTGCTGTAGAAATTGATGGTGGAGACAAACCTAGCACCCCTGTGACACCTGGTTTCTATGTGCAATCTGATTGTCTGGAAGATGAGGATGTGCAACCTACTGAATGTGATGCTTAcaagaaacttgatgatgatgaaggtgtCGTAGAAG CAGAAGCTCAAGAGAAAAGTAATGATCAGCATGTTCCTGCCAAGACTGACCTAAACATGAAGTTAGACAATGAACTTTCTGGTCCTGGTACGGAATCAAGTTGTAGCATTACTGAAAAGAACGCAAGGTTTGTTGCAGATAATCTTGATGAACAAGCTATAATTCTGGTCCAACATGGTGATGTGCAAGAAG GTGACCTCAAGAAACCTTCACCATGTTCAACAACACCAGAGTGTAAACATAAATGTGGTTTGCCTGAGGAAACAGTATTGCCCCCAAAGAACACGGGATCTCTATCAAGTGCAGAACAATCACCATTTGGCCTGGAGTCTTTGTTCTCACCGGAAAACATAGATGAATCTATGAGATTTGCGACAGCTCATACTAAAAATGGATTTGATGATTCAAAAGATTGCCATGTCAAGTCTGCACTTGAAAATACTCTTGTGTCAGAACCTTTTTCACACCATGAAGGTATTTCCAAAAATGATGATTGTATGCATACATCCCAGAAAGATCATATAATGGCAGGTATAGACATCACATTTGATGGTGGAAACAAACCTAGCACCCCTGTAACACCTGGTTTCTATGTGCGATCTGATT TTTTAGCTCAGGAGAAAAGTAATGATCAGCATATTCCTGCCAAGACTGACCTAAACATGAAGTTAAACAATGAACTTGCTAGTCCTGGTACAGAATCAGGTTGTAGCATTACTGAAAAGAACGGAAGGCTTGTTGCAGATATTCTTAATCAACAGGCTATAATTCAGGTGCAACAGGGCGATTGGCAAGAAG GTGACCTCGAGAAACCTTCACTATGTTCAGCAAAACCAGAGTGTAAGCATGAGTGTGATTTGCCTGAGGAAACAGTATTGCCCTCAAGGAACACGGGACCTCTACCAAGTGCAGGACAATCACCATTTGGCCTGGAGTCTTTGTTCTCGCAGGAAAGCATAGACAAATCTGTGGGGTATGGTGCACTTGCTTCTGCAACAGCTCATACTGAAAATGGATTTGATGATTCAAAAGGTTGCCATGTGAAATCTGCACTCGAAAATACTCATGTGTCAGAACCTTTTTCACACGATGATATTTCCAAAAATGATGATTGTATGCGAACATCCCTGCAAGATATTGGAATGGAAG GATTACCAGAGgctaaccttgatgaagaatgGGTCCTGTCAGTCTTTTCATTGGATGCAAAGCACATAAAGGA GGTCATTAATTTTGAGGAAGTGGCTTGTGAGGGTGAAGGAAGTAAGAAGTTTGTCCATTCTGAAGAGCTTAAAGCTTCATCTGAGAAAACAAATGTCAATGGGCCAG ATGGCAATGCACATGGTATTACTGATGCTGTACTGAGCAGTGCACTGCACACTCCTGACAGTGACAACTATGAGATATGTTTGGGTTCCAATACTGACGTGCTGCATCAGGGTCATAATGATCAATGCAGTGATGACACAGAAGATATTATTGAGGATGCCTCTGCCAAGTACATAGAAAGGGGAATTGTACTACTCTCAGGTAAAGAAAGATCAAATTTAAAAGATGGGGAACTTAACTCCAAGTTGGAGGGAGCAAAAGTTGTGGAATCTGGTCTTTACTTCAACAAGGATATTGGTAACATTTTAGATAGTGAATCAATCAATGTTGAACAACGGGTTAAAGTACACCATAGCTCTGATCTGTCTCACTCGGATGAACTGATTGGGTGTTCCAATACTGAAATGCTGCGTCAGGGTCACAATCATAAAGATCGATCCAATGTGGATAGGGTAGAGCAAGTTGCTTCTGAACCCTGCACAAATGATATTGTTGAGGCTGCTGCTACTGCCAAGTGCATAGAAAGCGGACAGGTGCTGCCCCCATCTGAAGAGAGGTCTAATTTGAATGATGGGCAGCTTAACCCCAAGCTGGAAAGCCCAAACATTATAGTATCTGGCCTTAACTGTGATAAAGATGTTTGTAATACTTCAGACAATGGATCTATTGTGGCCGTTGTTGGTGAAAGAACTCCATCTGGTTCTGGTTTACCAGAAGATTATCCTAAGGATCATTACCCACGACAAGAGCTTTCAGATGTCTTCTCAGTGGAATCATCTCTTCAAGGCACTATATTTGGGAAGACAATTTTTTCTGGTGTAGCAG GAATTGGGAATCCTTCATCAAGTTTAGCAACTCCTGATTATAAATATGAAGGTGCTTTGTCTGAGGAAGCAGTGTGCAGAATGAAGAATTATACTGGAACTAGCTCGGTAGATCCCAGACACTTAGTCATGGACCTGCAGTCTCTTTTCTCGGAGGGAAGTACTGAAAAGTCTGATCTGCAAGATAATCTTGCATTTCCAGGTGCTGAGAGCGGAAGGGATGAACGTATTATTTGCCATGTTGAGAGACTAGTTGACACACATGTTTCTTCTGAACCTGATACATACCAAGGTCCTTGTCGAGATCTCAGCAGACATGAAGAAAGAGAGAGTTGCGTGTCTGTTCCCATGCAAGTCAAAGAAAGTGGAG GGTTCTTGAGGTCTAGCCACATGAAAGGTTCACTTACATCAGTCCAGATTGATTTGGCTGATGATGCCCATCTTATTGAAAG GGATATTGTTGCCGCCGTGGAAGTGGTTTGTGAGGAGAAAGTGGAAAGAAAGTCTATGCCTACTTCAGATAGTGATATCCTCCAAGAAAAATCATACTCCAATGGAcatg GAATTTGTCAATCTCGCAGCCAGAAGCATTTAATTGAAGCAAACTCCAGGCTATTTAGTTGTGGTACCGAAGTGGTCCATCAAGATCATAAAGAGTGCAACGAACCTAATGAAGGTAAATTCAGTCCAAAAGCCCTTGTTGAAAACATGACTGAAGATGCACCAATTGAAGGAATAGGAAGTTCAATGATGGCGCCCTTGGTTGCTGGAATGTCAGAAATACCTGATGAGCAGCTTAACACTAAGATGAGTGATGAAAGTGAGGAACCCAGCTTTAGCTGTGATAAAGACACAATTGAAAATTTCTGTACTGGGCCAGCCAAATGGGATCTGTACCCATTGCCCAAAGACTTCCATATAGACTCTTGCCAGAAACAGGAGGTCCCAGAAGTCCTTTCTTCACCTAAATCTCCTGAAGAATCCGCGAAATTTCAGTGTGCGAGTCTTTCAGGATCAG GGCCTTGCCAGCAGCATGTGAATGAAAGCACCAGTATGCAAGTGACTTGTAATATTGAACCGCTCTATCAGGATCATGAGGAATACAATCAAAATAATGAAGACCAAACCCCTCCTGGTATCCCGTCTAGCAGTGTGCCTGAAGCTGTAGAGATTGAACAGTCAGAAATGGAAATAGGTCTGATCCCTACTGCAGAAGCATCAGTGTTGCCAGTTCCAGATGAGCGGCTTAACAATAAGCTGGAGGGCAATGAAGATAATCACCCAAATGATCTTCCTGCTCCAAGATCTGAACAATCTGCATATTTTCAGAACAATGACTTGGGTTCAATAG ATGAACTCCGTACTAAGCTGCAGAGTTTCAAAGTTTCCAGCACCGTAAAAGGAAGCTACATCGCTATGAGCGCCCCTCGTCCGAAGCCTAGGGACAGCATGAGTCAATCTGCAATCGTGCTGCTCAGGAACATAGAGAACACACCTGCTGTTAAAGCTGGCCATCCTGTCAAGCCGAATGCTGATGGTAAGGACTCATCAAGGCGAGCTCTGCAGCCCATCAGCGGAAGACCAAGGGAGCACTGA
- the LOC136506781 gene encoding 3-ketoacyl-CoA synthase 5-like, with protein sequence MNRPLHVKFLKTMYGLLVIVALAAAAAVVPRTSPEEVLALAREIRPVHCLLALLLAAAVAKLRRMGRPKDVYLVEYGCFRPKPWFRAPFATCLEHAHLMPYLVDEESVSFAIRLLERSGLGEETCVPEAYHYMPPDRSLEASRDETELVIFSAVDEVFARTSVKPEEIDVLIVNCSIFTPTPVFADMVVNRYKLRADGQNVNLSGMGCSAGLVSVGLAKNLLQTARPSTHVLIVSTEILSSQYYVGTERAMLLPNCLFRMGAAAMILSNSSERARYRLTRLVRTVTAARDADYRCVFQKEDDKGNTGIRLSKDLATTAGYALKSNIAAFGPLVLPASEQLLVALSLLKRKLLSGRAKVRLYRPDFRTAFEHICIHAGGRGVIDEVQHGLGLSDQDVEASRMTLHRFGNTSSSSVLYELAYIEAKGMMKKGDRIWMISFGAGFDCNSVAWECVKPPADADGPWVDSIHRYPVQLPEIVKDTSDDS encoded by the coding sequence ATGAACAGGCCACTGCATGTCAAGTTCCTAAAGACCATGTACGGGCTCCTCGTCATCGTCGCcttggctgccgccgccgccgtggtccCGAGGACGAGCCCTGAGGAGGTGCTCGCGCTGGCGCGGGAGATCCGGCCTGTCCACTGCCTGCTGGCCCTGCtcctggccgccgccgtcgccaagcTGCGgcgcatgggccggcccaaggacGTGTACCTCGTGGAGTACGGCTGCTTCCGGCCCAAGCCCTGGTTCCGGGCGCCCTTCGCGACGTGCCTGGAGCACGCGCACCTGATGCCGTACCTGGTGGACGAGGAGAGCGTCAGCTTCGCCATCCGGCTGCTGGAACGCTCCGGGCTCGGCGAGGAGACGTGCGTGCCGGAGGCGTACCACTACATGCCGCCAGACCGCAGCCTCGAGGCCTCCCGCGACGAGACGGAGCTGGTCATCTTCTCCGCCGTGGACGAGGTGTTTGCCAGGACGAGCGTCAAGCCCGAGGAGATCGACGTGCTCATCGTTAACTGCAGCATCTTCACGCCCACGCCGGTGTTCGCCGACATGGTCGTCAACAGGTACAAGCTGCGTGCCGACGGGCAGAACGTCAACCTGTCCGGGATGGGGTGCAGCGCGGGGCTGGTCTCCGTCGGCCTCGCCAAGAACCTCCTGCAGACGGCACGGCCGAGCACGCACGTCCTCATCGTCTCCACGGAGATCCTCTCGTCGCAGTACTACGTCGGCACGGAGCGCGCGATGCTGCTCCCCAACTGCCTCTTCCGCATGGGCGCCGCGGCCATGATCCTGTCCAACTCCTCGGAGCGCGCGCGGTACAGGCTCACCCGCCTGGTGCGCACCGTGACGGCGGCCCGGGACGCCGACTACCGGTGCGTGTTCCAGAAGGAGGACGACAAGGGCAACACCGGGATCCGTCTCTCCAAGGACCTCGCCACCACCGCCGGCTACGCGCTCAAGAGCAACATCGCCGCCTTCGGACCCCTCGTCCTGCCGGCCTCGGAGCAGCTCCTCGTCGCGCTGTCCTTGCTCAAGCGGAAGCTCCTCAGCGGGCGCGCCAAGGTGAGGCTCTACCGACCGGACTTCCGCACGGCGTTCGAGCACATCTGCATCCATGCAGGCGGCCGCGGGGTGATCGACGAGGTTCAGCATGGCCTCGGCCTCTCCGACCAGGACGTGGAGGCGTCGCGGATGACGCTGCACCGGTTCGGGAACACATCCAGCAGCTCCGTGCTGTACGAACTGGCGTACATCGAGGCCAAGGGGATGATGAAAAAGGGCGACCGGATTTGGATGATCTCCTTCGGCGCCGGCTTCGACTGCAACAGTGTTGCGTGGGAGTGCGTCAAGCCGCCGGCCGACGCCGACGGGCCGTGGGTCGACTCCATCCACCGCTACCCGGTGCAGCTCCCAGAAATCGTCAAGGACACATCTGATGACTCCTAA